One Cryptomeria japonica chromosome 9, Sugi_1.0, whole genome shotgun sequence genomic window carries:
- the LOC131077919 gene encoding uncharacterized protein LOC131077919, with amino-acid sequence MVSIEGARLLKPIEEEEAAFSSEFGCFGCCFGYRSVNNGHENWWRQGLSKSMKKAREWSGSVVHKAGNSGQKLRNLVRRLKNRSNNGDNGTDMKAGVFRYDPSSYALNFDDGSREDHQAFVRACH; translated from the coding sequence ATGGTCAGTATTGAAGGCGCCCGACTTTTGAAGCCCATAGAAGAGGAGGAGGCGGCTTTTTCCTCTGAGTTTGGGTGTTTTGGGTGTTGTTTTGGTTACAGATCTGTTAATAATGGCCATGAAAATTGGTGGCGCCAAGGATTGTCAAAGAGTATGAAGAAGGCTCGAGAATGGTCAGGATCTGTTGTACACAAGGCAGGGAATAGTGGGCAGAAATTGAGGAATCTTGTGCGCAGGTTGAAGAACAGGAGCAATAATGGTGATAATGGTACAGATATGAAAGCAGGGGTATTTCGTTATGACCCTTCAAGTTATGCTCTTAATTTCGATGATGGATCGAGGGAAGACCACCAAGCTTTTGTTCGCGCATGTCACTGA